Proteins from a genomic interval of Caulobacter sp. SL161:
- a CDS encoding response regulator, translating into MEGMDFRDVSVLLVDDNANMRKVVGTMLKAAGVRRIREANDGLEGLKIFQTQEIDIIFTDLMMQPVDGLAFIRWIRTSTASPNHFVPIIMMTGHATQRTLNEARMAGVTEFLAKPLTARGVMHRINEIVNNPRPFVRASEYFGPCRRRRIDHDFQGVERRGAAAAPVQDALEEMDLEDIY; encoded by the coding sequence GTGGAGGGAATGGATTTCCGCGATGTGTCGGTCCTGCTGGTCGATGACAACGCGAACATGCGCAAGGTTGTCGGCACGATGCTGAAGGCGGCAGGCGTGCGCCGGATCCGTGAGGCGAATGATGGACTCGAAGGGCTGAAGATCTTTCAGACCCAGGAGATCGACATCATTTTCACCGACCTGATGATGCAGCCCGTGGATGGTCTTGCATTCATCCGCTGGATCCGGACATCGACGGCAAGCCCGAACCACTTCGTGCCGATCATCATGATGACGGGTCACGCGACCCAGCGCACTCTGAACGAGGCGCGCATGGCTGGCGTAACAGAGTTCCTAGCCAAGCCGTTGACCGCGCGTGGCGTGATGCATCGCATCAACGAGATCGTCAACAATCCTCGCCCGTTCGTGCGCGCCAGCGAATATTTTGGCCCCTGCCGCCGCCGGCGGATCGATCACGACTTCCAGGGCGTCGAGCGCCGGGGGGCGGCTGCGGCCCCGGTCCAGGACGCGCTTGAAGAGATGGATCTCGAAGACATCTACTAG
- a CDS encoding outer membrane protein assembly factor BamE, with the protein MSRPAVFAAAVMAVALASSACTPLTSYSGFQAIEAKPAEMKVGEDSKSTLMEKLGSPSAVSTFDNNTWYYISQTTDRVAFYMPRVIKRDVVAIKFNPADEKVASVDTYTLQDGKVIAYNGRETPTRGREMTILEQLLGNVGRGGMLPQDDTAPGQRPGDR; encoded by the coding sequence ATGTCTCGCCCCGCCGTTTTCGCCGCCGCCGTCATGGCCGTGGCGCTCGCTTCTTCGGCGTGCACGCCGCTGACAAGCTATTCCGGTTTCCAGGCCATCGAGGCCAAGCCGGCCGAGATGAAAGTCGGCGAGGACAGCAAGTCCACCCTGATGGAGAAGCTCGGCTCTCCGTCGGCGGTTTCGACCTTTGACAACAACACCTGGTACTACATCTCGCAGACCACCGACCGCGTGGCCTTCTACATGCCGCGCGTGATCAAGCGCGATGTCGTCGCCATCAAGTTCAACCCCGCTGACGAGAAGGTCGCGTCGGTCGACACCTATACGCTGCAGGACGGCAAGGTCATCGCCTACAACGGCCGCGAGACGCCGACCCGTGGCCGCGAGATGACCATTCTCGAGCAACTTCTCGGCAACGTTGGTCGCGGTGGCATGCTGCCGCAGGACGACACGGCGCCGGGCCAGCGGCCAGGCGACCGATAG
- a CDS encoding ubiquinol-cytochrome C chaperone family protein, which produces MFLDRWLKPRPAKLAGAKLYASAVAQARSATFYRDYGVRDSLEGRFELFSLHVIFLVERLKGQGEAAAETSQAVFDAYVKGLDDAFREIGVSDTAVGKKMKKLAGAFYGRLKAYDDAIGGFPETTATREFIARTALEERSDGDAAALTTYVIKVREALAAQPLDALLQGDVTWPNP; this is translated from the coding sequence ATGTTTCTGGATAGGTGGCTGAAGCCGAGACCCGCCAAGTTGGCGGGCGCCAAGCTCTACGCGTCCGCGGTCGCGCAGGCTCGATCGGCGACCTTCTATCGCGACTATGGCGTCCGCGACTCGCTGGAAGGGCGCTTCGAGCTCTTCAGCCTGCATGTGATCTTCCTGGTCGAGCGCCTGAAGGGGCAGGGGGAGGCGGCGGCCGAGACCTCGCAAGCTGTGTTCGACGCCTATGTGAAGGGGCTCGACGACGCTTTCCGCGAGATTGGCGTCTCCGACACCGCAGTCGGCAAGAAGATGAAGAAGCTGGCGGGCGCCTTCTATGGACGCCTCAAGGCCTATGACGACGCCATAGGCGGCTTTCCCGAGACTACGGCGACGCGCGAATTCATCGCGCGCACCGCGTTGGAGGAGCGCAGCGATGGCGACGCGGCGGCGTTGACGACGTATGTGATCAAGGTGCGCGAAGCGCTGGCGGCTCAGCCGCTGGACGCCTTGCTGCAAGGAGACGTGACTTGGCCGAACCCCTGA
- a CDS encoding YceD family protein: protein MAEPLTTAWPCEISLAQVDRGAVSLRLEPSAEQRKAIAKQLGLVSLEALSAEVHLSSWLDGASVSGILRARVVQTCSATADDFETPIDARFSLRVLPANSQNAPQEEFGDLGADPDGDDPPDVLEGEMIDVSGYVVEHLALELDPFPRKPGAVFVQPPEPTEISPFSALKSLSLKREED from the coding sequence TTGGCCGAACCCCTGACCACAGCCTGGCCCTGTGAGATTTCCCTAGCGCAAGTGGATCGCGGCGCCGTCAGCTTGCGGCTTGAGCCTTCTGCTGAGCAGCGCAAGGCGATCGCCAAGCAACTGGGCTTGGTCAGTCTGGAAGCGCTCAGCGCCGAGGTCCACCTGTCGTCCTGGCTCGATGGCGCCAGTGTCTCGGGGATTCTCCGTGCGCGGGTTGTTCAGACCTGCAGCGCGACCGCCGACGATTTCGAGACGCCGATCGACGCGCGCTTTTCGTTGCGAGTCCTGCCGGCGAACAGCCAGAACGCCCCCCAGGAGGAGTTCGGCGACCTCGGCGCCGATCCGGACGGCGACGATCCGCCCGATGTCCTGGAAGGCGAGATGATCGATGTTTCGGGCTATGTGGTGGAGCATCTGGCTCTGGAACTGGATCCTTTCCCTCGCAAGCCGGGCGCAGTGTTCGTCCAGCCGCCTGAGCCGACCGAGATTTCGCCCTTCTCCGCCTTGAAGTCTCTCAGCCTCAAGCGTGAGGAAGACTAA
- the plsX gene encoding phosphate acyltransferase PlsX, producing the protein MSQSLVISVDAMGGDHGPSIVVPGIAQALQALPGVRFLLHGDGAAIEAELAKHPGAKAVSEVRHCDKAIGMDEKPAQAMRRGKGSSMWNAVEALRENEAQACVSAGNTGALMAISKLILRMGAELERPAIVANWPTMKGVTTVLDVGANVESDASQLVEFAIMGAAFHHAVHGSKRPTVGLLNVGSEDQKGHEEVREAHAILRETTLDFDYHGFVEGNDIAYGTVDVVVTDGFTGNVALKTAEGLARFFSNEIKSTLTSGPLAMLGALIASGALKKMRHRLDPSRVNGAPLLGLNGIVVKSHGGADANGFASAIRVATNLARSDFRAEIDRNLKRLTATAAAIKSGDGQGPGADAQGVAE; encoded by the coding sequence GTGTCCCAATCCCTCGTCATCTCCGTCGACGCCATGGGCGGCGACCACGGCCCCTCCATTGTCGTCCCCGGGATCGCTCAAGCGCTCCAGGCCCTGCCGGGCGTGCGCTTCCTGCTTCACGGTGACGGCGCTGCGATCGAAGCCGAGCTTGCGAAGCATCCTGGCGCCAAGGCGGTGAGCGAAGTCCGCCACTGCGACAAAGCCATCGGCATGGACGAGAAGCCGGCCCAGGCCATGCGTCGGGGCAAGGGCTCCAGCATGTGGAACGCAGTCGAGGCCCTTCGCGAAAACGAGGCGCAGGCCTGCGTTTCCGCCGGCAACACGGGCGCGTTGATGGCCATCTCCAAGCTGATCCTGCGCATGGGCGCAGAGCTGGAGCGTCCGGCCATCGTCGCCAACTGGCCCACGATGAAGGGCGTAACGACCGTTCTCGATGTCGGCGCCAACGTCGAAAGCGACGCGTCGCAACTCGTTGAGTTCGCCATCATGGGCGCGGCTTTCCATCACGCCGTCCACGGATCCAAGCGGCCGACAGTGGGGCTGCTGAACGTAGGCTCCGAAGACCAGAAGGGGCACGAGGAGGTGCGCGAGGCGCACGCCATCCTGCGCGAGACCACCCTGGATTTCGACTACCACGGCTTTGTCGAGGGTAACGACATCGCCTATGGCACGGTGGATGTGGTCGTGACCGACGGCTTCACCGGCAACGTCGCCCTGAAGACCGCCGAGGGGCTGGCGCGGTTCTTCTCGAATGAGATCAAGTCGACCCTGACCTCGGGACCTCTGGCCATGCTGGGCGCGCTGATCGCGTCAGGCGCCCTGAAGAAGATGCGTCACCGCCTGGATCCGAGCCGCGTGAACGGCGCTCCGCTGCTGGGGTTGAATGGCATCGTGGTGAAGAGCCATGGGGGCGCGGACGCCAACGGCTTCGCTTCGGCCATTCGAGTCGCGACGAACCTCGCGCGCAGCGATTTCCGCGCCGAAATCGACAGAAATCTCAAGCGCCTGACCGCTACGGCGGCGGCGATCAAGTCCGGCGACGGGCAGGGTCCCGGCGCAGACGCCCAAGGAGTGGCCGAGTGA
- a CDS encoding beta-ketoacyl-ACP synthase III, with product MSVVRSVVTGVGAYLPSKVVTNDDLAKFVDTSDEWIVERTGIRQRHQAADDQPVSDLAFEAAKEALAAAGKTAADVDLIIVATTTGDLTFPATATIVQRKLGAPVGVAFDVQAVCSGFVYAMSVADGFVARGHSKCALVIGAEAMTRLMDWSDRGTCVLFGDGAGAIVLEPGEGEGTTDDRGMLGFALRADGTKQDLLYVDGGPSTTGTVGKLRMLGNQVFKHAVVNISEAIHAAAGKAGVAVADVDWFIPHQANQRILQGVAHRCGIDEEKVISTVAIHANTSAASIPLAFAHGIKDGRIKKGDLLLLEAMGGGLTWGACVVRL from the coding sequence GTGAGCGTTGTGCGAAGCGTTGTAACTGGCGTCGGCGCCTATCTGCCGTCCAAGGTCGTGACGAACGATGACCTGGCGAAGTTTGTCGACACCAGCGACGAGTGGATCGTCGAGCGCACCGGGATCCGTCAGCGCCATCAGGCGGCGGACGATCAGCCGGTTTCGGATCTTGCGTTCGAGGCGGCCAAGGAAGCCCTGGCGGCGGCGGGCAAGACGGCTGCAGATGTCGATCTGATTATCGTGGCGACGACGACCGGGGATCTTACCTTCCCCGCGACCGCAACGATCGTGCAGCGCAAGCTGGGCGCGCCGGTCGGCGTCGCCTTTGACGTCCAGGCTGTCTGCTCGGGCTTCGTCTACGCCATGAGCGTCGCCGACGGCTTCGTTGCGCGCGGTCATTCCAAATGCGCGCTGGTGATCGGCGCTGAAGCCATGACGCGCCTGATGGACTGGAGCGATCGCGGCACTTGCGTTCTTTTTGGCGACGGCGCCGGCGCGATCGTGCTCGAGCCGGGGGAAGGCGAGGGGACCACTGACGATCGCGGCATGCTGGGCTTCGCCCTGCGCGCCGACGGGACAAAGCAGGATCTGCTGTATGTCGACGGCGGGCCGTCGACGACCGGAACGGTCGGCAAGCTTCGGATGCTGGGCAATCAGGTCTTCAAGCACGCGGTCGTCAACATCTCCGAAGCGATTCACGCCGCCGCCGGCAAGGCGGGCGTTGCGGTCGCCGATGTCGACTGGTTCATTCCGCACCAGGCCAATCAGCGCATCCTCCAAGGCGTGGCGCATCGCTGCGGCATTGACGAGGAAAAGGTCATCTCGACCGTGGCCATCCACGCCAACACCTCGGCCGCCTCGATCCCGCTGGCTTTCGCGCACGGGATCAAGGACGGCCGGATCAAGAAGGGCGACTTGCTGCTTCTGGAGGCGATGGGCGGTGGGCTGACCTGGGGGGCCTGCGTCGTCCGTCTCTAG
- a CDS encoding integration host factor subunit alpha: MKGATLTRADLCEAVHEEVGLTRQDCAGLVERTLDLVAEALEQGETVKLSGFGVFQVRAKRARMGRNPKTGEPAEIEPRRVIGFRASQVMKARIDRALGG, translated from the coding sequence ATGAAGGGCGCTACTTTGACCCGGGCCGACCTGTGCGAGGCGGTTCATGAGGAAGTCGGACTGACCCGCCAGGACTGCGCGGGACTGGTCGAGCGCACTCTCGATCTCGTCGCCGAGGCGCTGGAGCAGGGCGAAACCGTCAAGCTGTCCGGGTTCGGCGTCTTCCAGGTCCGCGCCAAGCGCGCGCGCATGGGGCGCAACCCCAAGACCGGCGAGCCCGCTGAGATCGAGCCGCGGCGCGTGATCGGCTTCCGCGCTTCGCAGGTCATGAAGGCGCGCATCGATCGCGCTCTGGGCGGCTAA
- a CDS encoding MerR family transcriptional regulator, whose amino-acid sequence MAKGPNAFRTISEAAEELGVPQHVLRFWETKFSFIRPMKRAGGRRFYRPQDIAVLNGVRTLLHSEGLTIKGVQKLHRDHGLAHVIAAGLGSNGSASLEAEFDYAPPGKERAVGEEARDRLAFALADLTAIKSRLDGLLARG is encoded by the coding sequence GTGGCGAAGGGGCCAAACGCCTTCCGCACGATCTCCGAAGCCGCCGAGGAGCTTGGCGTGCCGCAGCACGTGCTTCGCTTCTGGGAAACCAAGTTCTCTTTCATCCGCCCGATGAAACGCGCCGGTGGGCGTCGGTTCTATCGTCCACAGGACATCGCTGTTCTGAACGGCGTCCGCACCCTGCTGCACAGCGAAGGGCTGACCATCAAGGGCGTACAGAAGCTGCATCGCGATCATGGGCTGGCGCACGTGATCGCCGCCGGGCTGGGGTCCAACGGTTCGGCGAGTCTGGAAGCTGAATTCGACTACGCGCCGCCGGGCAAAGAGCGCGCTGTCGGCGAGGAGGCGCGGGACCGACTGGCGTTCGCGCTCGCCGATCTTACCGCGATCAAATCCCGCCTCGACGGACTTTTGGCGCGCGGTTGA
- a CDS encoding DUF2842 domain-containing protein — protein sequence MNEPSSPPRLIPARLRKLIGSIGVMVILFAWIWIFTSLYDHLPQNRFVHLVYFVALGMGWILPVIPLISWMGKADKPLDTGVR from the coding sequence GTGAACGAACCTTCCAGCCCGCCCCGATTGATCCCCGCGCGCCTGCGGAAACTGATCGGCTCGATCGGCGTCATGGTGATCTTGTTCGCATGGATCTGGATCTTCACCAGCCTCTACGACCACCTGCCCCAGAACCGCTTCGTGCATCTGGTCTATTTCGTAGCCTTGGGCATGGGCTGGATACTGCCCGTGATCCCGCTGATCAGCTGGATGGGCAAGGCCGACAAGCCGCTGGACACCGGCGTGCGATAA
- a CDS encoding GlsB/YeaQ/YmgE family stress response membrane protein, translated as MSGMGVFAAAVIGILAGWIADIVLARRHSLFSKLLIGVIGSFIGAFIASRIDLHLAGFVGELIVSTVGAILFLAVLGLIRRPA; from the coding sequence ATGAGCGGAATGGGAGTCTTCGCGGCGGCGGTGATCGGCATCCTGGCCGGATGGATCGCCGACATCGTTCTGGCGCGCCGGCACTCGCTGTTCAGCAAGCTCTTGATCGGCGTCATAGGCTCGTTCATCGGAGCCTTCATCGCCTCGCGTATCGACCTACATCTGGCTGGCTTCGTCGGCGAGTTGATCGTCTCGACCGTCGGCGCGATTCTGTTCCTGGCCGTCCTTGGCCTTATTCGGAGACCCGCGTGA
- a CDS encoding COX15/CtaA family protein encodes MTSFLRSDRSRPVAIWLFIVAAMVFAMVVVGGATRLTDSGLSITEWQPIMGALPPMSEQAWRESFELYKQIPQFQLVNPDMTLEGYKEIFWWEWAHRLLGRTVGAVYAIPLIVFLIRRDIPRRLIWRCAAMLGLGGLQGLVGWWMVSSGLSERVSVAPERLMTHLGLALALFVLLIWTALDAWNGSPRVEERSPWRGWALAFLGAVFFQSLLGALVAGNDAGFVYNDWPLMNGRFFPGDYGGAGLWGTLAHSQAAVQFNHRIFAYALLLAAVVLVVLARRDRLLVSHGKSLATAVAAVVFLQAVLGVWTLMAAVPISLGVLHQAGAAVLLAVATAFAWRVRRP; translated from the coding sequence ATGACGTCTTTCCTGCGTTCCGACCGCTCGCGTCCCGTCGCGATCTGGCTTTTCATCGTCGCCGCCATGGTGTTCGCCATGGTCGTTGTCGGCGGGGCGACCCGTCTGACCGACTCGGGTCTGTCGATCACAGAGTGGCAGCCGATCATGGGCGCCTTGCCGCCCATGTCAGAGCAGGCCTGGCGAGAGAGTTTCGAGCTCTACAAGCAGATCCCTCAGTTCCAGCTGGTCAATCCGGATATGACCCTGGAGGGCTACAAGGAAATCTTCTGGTGGGAGTGGGCCCACCGTTTGCTGGGGCGAACTGTCGGGGCGGTCTACGCCATTCCGCTGATCGTTTTCCTGATCCGTCGCGATATTCCGCGCCGTCTAATCTGGCGTTGCGCCGCGATGCTGGGCCTGGGCGGCCTGCAGGGCCTCGTCGGCTGGTGGATGGTGTCCAGCGGCCTTTCCGAGCGGGTTTCGGTGGCCCCGGAACGGCTGATGACCCACCTGGGCCTGGCCCTTGCGCTGTTTGTGCTGTTGATCTGGACCGCCCTTGACGCCTGGAACGGCTCACCGCGCGTCGAGGAGCGCAGCCCCTGGCGCGGCTGGGCGCTGGCGTTCCTTGGCGCCGTCTTCTTCCAGAGCTTGCTGGGCGCGCTTGTCGCCGGCAATGACGCGGGGTTTGTCTACAACGACTGGCCGCTGATGAATGGGCGGTTCTTCCCGGGTGACTATGGCGGTGCGGGCCTGTGGGGAACGCTGGCCCACAGCCAGGCCGCAGTTCAGTTCAACCACCGCATCTTCGCCTACGCCCTGCTCCTGGCCGCAGTCGTGTTGGTCGTCCTGGCGCGGCGTGATCGTCTGCTGGTGAGCCATGGCAAAAGCCTCGCCACGGCCGTCGCGGCCGTTGTCTTCCTTCAGGCCGTCCTTGGCGTCTGGACGCTGATGGCGGCGGTTCCCATCAGCCTGGGCGTACTTCATCAGGCCGGCGCGGCCGTTCTGCTCGCCGTTGCGACCGCCTTCGCCTGGCGGGTCCGCCGCCCTTGA
- a CDS encoding PhoX family phosphatase: MAVSRRTFLSATATSIAFAAFAARAQDGGSPAETYLNEVTGYGPLVSDPKGMIDLPAGFRYRVIAQVGETMSDGLILPGKFDGMGCFAAGDDKVLLVRNHEMSASDIEKTAFGPRQTLIDRIDRSRIWDFNGDGAALAGGTTTQLYNLRTGQTERQHMSIAGTLVNCAGGVTPWGSWLTCEETAIKAGARASKNHGYVFEVPSAHVGLVEPVALTGMGRFEHEAACVDPRTGVVYLTEDVADSLFYRYLPNDRRNLAAGGRLQALGLVDAPEGGDTRNQREKSFPTGGWKNVRWIDLDGVDSPDNDLRRRGHKAGAAIVSRGEGLFFGEGELYFTATAGGPKGAGQIFRYVPSPFEGQPGEADQPGKLQLFVESQNTRVLDYADNLVVAPWGHVIVCEDRYSDTLRNHLRGVTPEGKVYTLARNVHADNSEFAGACFSPDGGTLFVNLQNPGFTLAISGPWGAVKV; this comes from the coding sequence ATGGCCGTATCCCGTCGAACGTTCCTGAGCGCCACCGCCACCAGCATCGCCTTCGCCGCATTCGCGGCCCGGGCCCAAGACGGCGGGTCTCCGGCTGAGACCTATCTGAACGAGGTCACAGGCTATGGCCCCCTGGTGAGCGACCCCAAGGGGATGATCGATCTCCCCGCCGGCTTCCGTTATCGCGTGATCGCCCAAGTCGGCGAGACGATGAGCGACGGCCTGATCCTGCCTGGCAAGTTCGACGGCATGGGCTGTTTCGCGGCGGGCGACGACAAGGTCCTGCTGGTGCGCAATCACGAGATGTCCGCGTCCGACATCGAGAAGACTGCGTTCGGTCCACGCCAGACCCTTATCGACCGCATCGATCGCAGTCGCATCTGGGACTTCAATGGCGATGGCGCAGCCCTTGCGGGCGGGACGACCACCCAACTCTACAATCTCAGGACTGGCCAAACCGAGCGCCAGCACATGAGCATCGCAGGGACCCTGGTCAACTGCGCCGGCGGTGTTACCCCCTGGGGGTCATGGCTGACCTGCGAAGAGACCGCGATCAAGGCCGGCGCCAGGGCCAGCAAGAACCACGGCTATGTGTTCGAGGTGCCCAGCGCCCATGTTGGCCTCGTTGAGCCCGTCGCCCTGACCGGAATGGGCCGTTTCGAGCACGAGGCCGCCTGCGTCGATCCACGCACCGGGGTCGTCTATCTGACCGAGGACGTCGCCGACAGCCTCTTCTATCGCTACCTTCCCAACGACCGCCGCAATCTCGCGGCCGGCGGCCGTTTGCAGGCTCTAGGCCTGGTTGATGCACCCGAGGGCGGCGACACCCGCAACCAGCGGGAAAAGTCCTTTCCGACGGGCGGCTGGAAGAATGTACGCTGGATCGACCTCGACGGCGTCGATAGCCCCGATAACGATCTGCGCAGGCGTGGCCACAAGGCCGGCGCCGCGATCGTATCACGCGGCGAAGGCCTCTTCTTCGGAGAGGGCGAGCTCTATTTCACCGCCACCGCAGGCGGCCCCAAGGGCGCGGGTCAGATTTTCCGCTATGTGCCCAGCCCCTTCGAGGGACAACCGGGCGAGGCCGATCAGCCGGGCAAGCTGCAATTGTTCGTCGAAAGCCAAAACACCCGCGTGCTCGACTATGCCGACAATCTGGTGGTGGCGCCGTGGGGCCACGTCATTGTCTGCGAGGACCGTTACTCCGACACGCTGCGCAATCACCTGCGCGGCGTGACCCCCGAGGGCAAGGTCTACACGCTGGCCCGTAACGTCCACGCGGACAATTCGGAGTTCGCAGGCGCGTGCTTCTCCCCGGACGGCGGCACGCTGTTCGTCAACCTGCAGAACCCGGGCTTCACCCTGGCCATCTCCGGGCCGTGGGGCGCGGTGAAAGTCTAG